Proteins encoded by one window of Cloacibacillus sp.:
- the dapA gene encoding 4-hydroxy-tetrahydrodipicolinate synthase yields MEKVRGIYTALCTPVMDGKVNEAAMDKLVNFVIENRTAGLVALGGTGEYCALTNEQRIDAVKMTIAANKGRVPVVAGIIGPGLPEAIEMGNKCKELGADAVMVVTPYYVVANQQGIYDYYRQVMKNVDLPLVLYNIPYRTGVNMLPETVERLLDSDERHQIVAMKECCPNMGQVLELLSKVRERTSVLTGEEFLFYQEISCGAQGGILATSNLLPKLWADLFDLIEAGELKKASEIVIKATPVLRLIFAESNPGPLKEAMKMIGIDCGDPLLPLVKPQPQIVDSLKAELKKLLDWYK; encoded by the coding sequence ATGGAAAAGGTAAGAGGTATCTACACAGCGCTCTGCACCCCCGTCATGGACGGCAAGGTCAATGAGGCGGCGATGGACAAACTTGTAAACTTCGTCATCGAAAACAGGACCGCGGGACTCGTCGCCCTCGGCGGTACCGGCGAATACTGCGCCCTCACCAACGAACAGCGTATTGACGCCGTCAAAATGACGATCGCGGCCAACAAAGGACGCGTACCCGTCGTCGCCGGCATCATCGGCCCCGGCCTTCCCGAAGCGATCGAGATGGGCAACAAGTGCAAGGAGCTTGGCGCCGACGCGGTCATGGTCGTCACCCCCTACTATGTCGTCGCCAACCAGCAGGGAATCTACGACTACTACCGCCAGGTGATGAAAAACGTCGACCTGCCCCTCGTGCTCTACAACATCCCCTACCGCACGGGCGTAAACATGCTCCCAGAAACGGTGGAACGCCTGCTTGACAGCGACGAGAGACATCAGATCGTCGCCATGAAAGAATGCTGCCCGAACATGGGACAGGTCCTCGAACTCCTCTCCAAGGTCCGCGAGCGCACCTCCGTCCTCACCGGCGAAGAGTTCCTCTTCTATCAGGAGATATCCTGCGGTGCGCAGGGCGGCATCCTCGCCACCTCAAACCTGCTGCCGAAGCTCTGGGCCGACCTCTTCGACCTCATTGAGGCTGGAGAGCTCAAAAAGGCCTCCGAGATCGTCATCAAGGCGACGCCGGTGCTGCGCCTGATCTTCGCCGAGTCGAACCCAGGCCCCCTCAAAGAGGCGATGAAGATGATCGGCATCGACTGCGGAGACCCCCTCCTGCCGCTCGTAAAGCCGCAGCCGCAGATCGTCGATTCGCTCAAAGCCGAGCTTAAAAAACTTCTGGACTGGTACAAATAA